One Pseudomonas rhizophila DNA window includes the following coding sequences:
- a CDS encoding type II toxin-antitoxin system RelB/DinJ family antitoxin yields the protein MASINIRIDDDLKRRSFAELEKLGVTPSELLRQTLQYVAERGKLPFKAALISEEDEALIAVVTERLANPQRVKVSLDDL from the coding sequence ATGGCTTCCATCAACATCCGCATTGACGATGACCTTAAGCGGCGGTCATTTGCCGAACTGGAAAAGCTCGGTGTTACGCCTTCCGAACTGCTACGCCAGACACTTCAATACGTAGCGGAGCGAGGCAAGTTGCCTTTCAAGGCCGCGTTAATCAGTGAGGAAGATGAAGCGCTCATTGCGGTGGTCACAGAGCGCCTCGCCAACCCTCAACGAGTGAAGGTCAGCCTGGATGACCTATAG
- a CDS encoding DUF2300 domain-containing protein: MRRSIRLGNRNRRSVRSRSTDVRWPRLGWLLCLIPALATAQEEPLRLAFDGQLLRVSQTQVLDRQPLPEALQAPLGSVWKLFVYAWLVDTGAREPAYECRGESKEEVYCCSAGQSIGRDQALVKSCGLYFEPQRLGLSASNWRDYWQARQAPSWLLDLPSLQPQKQVRVAELLKALAMLPAQDQARRVLLDVVLNAADGRLVGQLGSRLRVKTWSWLGEQDPSSRQGGFAGWLADGTPVWAGGRGTSEQILKAYGDGLAAALPSRWPAETGRCVEVDLFARYPLQRVMAGDRPATPGPLRGDYRVEFANGNQLDIHSDGELFLLPGKLVARLDREEYVARVLQREAKAEPVEAAKALAVAIRSYLLQNAQRHGDCLSIDDSSHRQRVAPRPATPQTRAIAAWTSDLVLAGTDVTYHSDQSAPDKLSWAQAVEQASAGQRYDAILLHAYPRASLSRWDNPVASCEALPAAQDWLLKQRRGWRPRLADEVGYNEISAFAVCRVAFGRPYVDRERRRIYVRGVLSLQDRLDLTHEYLHLAFEAHPNGQDETYIEGLARHLLLE; the protein is encoded by the coding sequence ATGCGCCGCAGCATCAGGCTCGGGAACAGAAACCGGCGCTCGGTCAGGTCACGGTCAACTGACGTGCGCTGGCCGCGGCTTGGGTGGTTGTTGTGCTTGATCCCTGCGCTGGCCACAGCGCAGGAGGAACCGTTGCGCCTGGCTTTCGATGGTCAGTTGCTGCGGGTGAGCCAGACCCAGGTGCTGGACCGTCAGCCCTTGCCCGAGGCCTTGCAGGCGCCGCTGGGCAGTGTGTGGAAGCTATTTGTCTACGCATGGCTGGTGGACACCGGCGCTCGCGAACCGGCATATGAATGTCGCGGTGAGTCCAAAGAGGAAGTCTATTGCTGTAGCGCCGGGCAGAGCATCGGTCGCGATCAGGCGTTGGTGAAATCCTGCGGTCTGTATTTCGAGCCGCAGCGACTTGGGCTTTCGGCTTCGAACTGGCGCGATTACTGGCAGGCCCGCCAAGCGCCGTCGTGGCTGCTGGACCTGCCGAGCCTGCAACCGCAAAAACAGGTACGCGTGGCTGAACTGCTCAAGGCACTGGCGATGCTGCCGGCTCAGGATCAGGCCCGTCGGGTACTGCTGGACGTGGTGCTCAACGCGGCGGATGGGCGATTGGTCGGCCAGCTGGGCAGTCGTCTGCGGGTCAAGACCTGGAGCTGGCTGGGTGAACAGGATCCTTCATCGCGCCAGGGCGGCTTCGCCGGTTGGCTGGCTGACGGCACGCCGGTGTGGGCCGGTGGGCGTGGCACCAGCGAGCAGATATTGAAGGCATACGGTGATGGATTGGCTGCGGCGCTGCCGTCTCGTTGGCCAGCGGAAACGGGGCGATGCGTGGAAGTGGACCTGTTCGCCCGGTATCCCTTGCAACGGGTGATGGCGGGTGACCGGCCGGCCACCCCAGGCCCGCTGCGCGGCGATTACCGTGTCGAATTCGCCAACGGCAACCAACTGGATATCCACAGCGACGGCGAGTTGTTCCTGCTGCCCGGCAAGCTGGTGGCGCGACTGGATCGCGAAGAGTACGTCGCCCGGGTCCTGCAGCGCGAAGCCAAGGCTGAACCCGTCGAAGCGGCCAAGGCCCTGGCTGTGGCGATCCGCAGCTACCTGCTGCAAAACGCCCAGCGTCACGGCGATTGCCTGAGCATCGATGACAGCAGTCATCGCCAGCGCGTCGCCCCACGTCCGGCGACGCCGCAAACCCGCGCCATCGCCGCCTGGACCAGCGATCTGGTGCTGGCGGGCACCGACGTGACCTACCACTCTGACCAATCCGCCCCGGACAAACTGTCCTGGGCGCAAGCCGTGGAGCAGGCCAGCGCCGGCCAGCGCTACGACGCCATCCTGCTGCATGCCTACCCGCGCGCCAGCCTCAGCCGCTGGGACAATCCGGTGGCGTCCTGTGAAGCGCTGCCCGCCGCCCAGGACTGGTTGTTGAAACAGCGACGCGGCTGGCGCCCCCGTCTGGCAGATGAAGTGGGTTACAACGAAATCAGCGCGTTTGCCGTCTGCCGTGTCGCCTTCGGCCGGCCCTATGTCGACCGCGAACGCCGGCGCATCTATGTGCGCGGTGTGCTGTCGCTGCAAGACCGCCTCGACCTGACCCACGAATACTTGCACCTGGCCTTTGAAGCCCACCCCAACGGCCAGGACGAAACCTACATCGAAGGGCTCGCCCGTCACCTCTTGCTGGAATAG
- a CDS encoding DUF1175 domain-containing protein, with protein MESAVTGLIRRPGWVLMLALLLGGQAFAAQTPALDVQQSKVFRAWFVRIAQEQLTKGPSPRWYQQDCAGLVRFAANEALKVHDQKWLRSNGLSNRYLPPELELSDAQRRLAQQWQQGGGKVGPYVNAIKLIQFNSHLVSRDVTQARPGDLMFFDQGDDQHLMIWMGRNIAYHTGTTTPTDNGMRSASLQQLMNWKDTRWIPDAANPNFIGVYRLNFLSQ; from the coding sequence ATGGAAAGCGCTGTGACCGGGTTGATCCGCCGCCCCGGATGGGTGTTGATGCTGGCGCTGCTGCTGGGCGGGCAGGCGTTTGCCGCTCAGACACCCGCGCTGGATGTGCAGCAATCGAAGGTCTTTCGTGCCTGGTTCGTGCGTATTGCCCAGGAACAACTGACCAAAGGCCCGAGCCCGCGCTGGTACCAACAGGACTGCGCCGGGCTGGTGCGCTTTGCGGCCAATGAAGCGCTGAAGGTCCACGACCAGAAGTGGTTGCGCAGCAATGGCCTGTCCAATCGCTACCTGCCGCCAGAGCTTGAACTGAGCGATGCCCAGCGACGTCTGGCGCAGCAGTGGCAACAGGGCGGCGGCAAGGTCGGACCCTACGTCAACGCCATCAAGCTGATCCAGTTCAACAGCCATCTGGTGAGCCGGGACGTCACCCAGGCCCGTCCGGGCGATCTGATGTTCTTCGATCAGGGCGATGACCAGCACCTGATGATCTGGATGGGCCGCAACATCGCCTATCACACCGGCACCACCACCCCAACCGACAACGGCATGCGCTCGGCAAGCCTGCAACAACTCATGAACTGGAAGGACACCCGATGGATACCCGACGCAGCCAACCCCAACTTCATCGGCGTCTATCGACTCAACTTTCTCTCCCAATGA
- a CDS encoding YjfI family protein, translating to MKQMRAGLSAAGYVKHETWVLPENRSLLKQMEKQLRQPILAGSFMSENYMSAGNNWNIDRLFSALQALDEVVANDITLSLVQGSESSIKLEMNDFGGLPIYIAVVGDQIIVDTVLVDVESINDVAAFNDAVLRSREMFPLSSIGIESMPNGQIVYNMFGALSSDSSLTNVVTEVKTLVDNVQRASEAFERFFI from the coding sequence ATGAAGCAGATGCGCGCGGGCTTGAGTGCCGCCGGGTATGTGAAACACGAAACTTGGGTGCTTCCCGAAAACCGGAGCCTGCTCAAGCAGATGGAGAAACAGCTACGCCAACCGATTCTGGCTGGCTCATTCATGTCGGAGAATTACATGAGCGCAGGTAACAACTGGAACATTGATCGCCTCTTCAGTGCCCTTCAGGCCCTCGACGAAGTGGTGGCGAACGACATCACGCTTTCCCTTGTTCAAGGCTCCGAGTCCAGCATCAAGCTGGAAATGAACGACTTTGGCGGCTTGCCGATTTACATCGCAGTGGTGGGTGATCAGATCATCGTCGACACCGTTCTGGTGGATGTCGAATCGATCAACGACGTCGCGGCCTTCAATGATGCCGTGCTGCGCAGCCGGGAAATGTTCCCGCTGTCCTCGATCGGTATCGAGTCCATGCCCAACGGGCAGATTGTCTACAACATGTTTGGCGCACTGAGTTCCGACTCCAGCCTGACCAACGTCGTGACCGAGGTCAAAACCCTCGTCGACAACGTCCAGCGCGCCAGCGAAGCCTTCGAACGTTTCTTCATCTAA
- a CDS encoding DUF2138 domain-containing protein: MSDNTASPTAPAPATKPVRRWPALLIGLCLVAGVAAGLGWFMTKPKAPPMELALEKLGLSRPDGLLEAHSLSQLPKDLLAVPFLKATLTEDFVFYYETHADRLGLIGSLRRIIYEHDLKLQDSLIEQLFDQPADVALWRGADGRLKDFLLVMDRGGLAKVLEPLAKVALDDSQLSQLGEMNVAGDVVPVYQLTYNASKALVFASHGDKLVVLSNPTRLYDLGSGPTDEPGMVSTQALEALLAGEKLFPEAFGLLPKAPEVKQRISVNASVLAMGYQRFIPNFAGLRFDMDDKGWHSFLAMDELEDQPDFDFKPIWQAMPMGASACVALPLAAEQQKPLLVKLGADDNAAQVMIEHMAGAAGLCWYADSRLYTPLLVANLNDDGGKLDADLGNLFGSMVGAYENNVAEHAFPVVETQEGPMHRWQRQVSSNFGPYPAKDAAQPESITGKAFMQVSLARHGSTLLFSLDDKLVDKALGTLDKRFPPMADVVPKDLLMPVYFGPDAMAQLMQRETLDSLPQDMEPVFYNAAQTYLIPKLRTLGGYGKYALTLPEGSEPDGHWQWLPLEWKAL; this comes from the coding sequence ATGAGCGACAACACTGCTTCCCCGACCGCGCCGGCCCCCGCCACCAAACCTGTGCGCCGCTGGCCGGCGCTGCTGATCGGGCTGTGCCTGGTGGCCGGTGTCGCCGCCGGACTGGGTTGGTTCATGACCAAGCCCAAGGCACCGCCCATGGAACTGGCGTTGGAAAAACTCGGCCTGAGCCGCCCCGACGGCCTGCTCGAGGCCCACTCCCTGAGCCAGTTGCCCAAGGACTTGCTGGCGGTGCCGTTCCTCAAGGCCACGCTCACCGAGGATTTCGTCTTCTATTACGAAACCCATGCCGACCGCCTCGGGCTGATCGGCAGCCTGCGGCGGATCATCTACGAGCATGATCTCAAACTGCAGGACAGCCTGATCGAGCAGCTTTTCGACCAGCCGGCCGATGTAGCGCTATGGCGCGGCGCCGACGGGCGGCTCAAGGATTTTCTGCTGGTGATGGATCGCGGTGGCCTGGCCAAGGTGCTGGAGCCACTGGCAAAAGTGGCGCTGGATGATTCACAGCTCAGCCAGCTTGGTGAGATGAACGTGGCCGGCGACGTGGTGCCGGTCTATCAACTCACCTATAACGCCAGCAAAGCCCTGGTGTTCGCTTCTCATGGCGACAAGCTGGTGGTGTTGTCCAATCCGACCAGACTCTACGACCTGGGAAGTGGCCCCACCGACGAACCCGGCATGGTCTCGACCCAGGCCCTCGAAGCGCTGCTGGCCGGTGAAAAACTCTTCCCCGAAGCCTTTGGTCTGCTGCCCAAGGCGCCTGAGGTCAAGCAACGCATCTCGGTCAATGCCAGCGTGCTCGCCATGGGCTATCAGCGTTTCATCCCGAACTTCGCCGGGTTGCGTTTCGACATGGACGACAAGGGCTGGCACAGCTTCCTGGCCATGGATGAGCTGGAAGACCAGCCGGACTTCGACTTCAAGCCAATTTGGCAAGCCATGCCCATGGGCGCCAGCGCCTGTGTCGCTTTGCCCCTGGCCGCCGAACAACAGAAGCCATTGCTGGTGAAACTCGGTGCCGACGACAACGCGGCCCAGGTCATGATCGAGCACATGGCCGGCGCGGCGGGGCTGTGCTGGTACGCCGATTCGCGGCTTTACACACCACTGCTGGTGGCGAACCTGAACGATGACGGCGGCAAGCTCGATGCCGACCTGGGCAACCTGTTCGGTTCGATGGTGGGCGCCTACGAAAACAACGTGGCCGAACATGCGTTTCCCGTTGTTGAGACACAGGAAGGCCCGATGCACCGCTGGCAACGCCAGGTCAGCTCCAACTTCGGCCCTTACCCGGCCAAGGACGCCGCGCAGCCCGAGTCGATCACCGGCAAGGCGTTCATGCAAGTCAGTCTGGCGCGGCACGGTTCGACCCTGTTGTTTTCCCTCGACGACAAACTGGTAGACAAGGCCCTCGGCACCCTCGACAAACGTTTCCCGCCCATGGCCGACGTGGTGCCCAAGGACCTGCTGATGCCGGTCTACTTCGGCCCGGATGCCATGGCGCAACTGATGCAACGCGAAACCCTCGACAGCCTGCCCCAGGACATGGAACCGGTGTTCTACAACGCCGCGCAAACCTACCTGATTCCGAAGCTGCGCACCCTTGGCGGCTACGGCAAATACGCCCTGACGTTGCCTGAAGGCAGCGAACCGGACGGCCACTGGCAGTGGTTGCCACTGGAATGGAAAGCGCTGTGA
- a CDS encoding alpha-2-macroglobulin family protein codes for MTGAHMLRLCSKLPLLLALLLAPIVHAEDTVQPSGYTPLAGESFFLLADSSFASDEQAMVRLEAPGRDYRKFRMEPYGGADIRVYRIEKPLDFLKRQKNLHRVVSDGQFKGEGLSNTLAYLWDNWYRKSRRVMQRAFSYESRQQVTEQVPELKMGSAIAAPTPYDAQPQFALIPGLPVVSQFRYPLWQAKPIQPPAGVNLAGSSSEFISVAPGNVYVPLGQLKPGLYLVEALIGKYRATTMVFVSNTVAVSKIAGDELLVWAARKHEGRSVPKVNVLWTDGLGVMSSGATDEDGLLRLKHVSPERSFVIGEDEEGGVFVSENFYYDSEIYDTKLFAFTDRPLYRPGDWVSLKIVGREFKNARDSVQPTAADVNVSVLDATGTELQTLALKLDSKAGTQGRFQLPENAMAGGYELRFGYKDQLYSSAFRVAEYIKPHFEIALNLAKQDYRTGEPVKGALVLLYPDGKPVANAKVSLSLRAQQLSMVDNELQHLGQFPVELTSSEVTTDAKGSATLDLPAADKPSRYTLTVFASDGAAYRVKTTKEILIDRGAANFRLSAPQRFSAAGENVSFSYTNEGGTTQSNAVTPGSYAWVRLEDQTTGEGKLAAKDKGFSLTFERPGTYNLTLKDDHGRVIGATGHSVTGEGIKAVPGTVEIVLDKAQYQAGDEALALITFPEPVSDALLSLERDKVEATALLSKGGGWLKMEKLSDTQYRARIPVKDAFAPNLTFSVLYTKGGQYSFQNAGIKVVAPQIDVAIVTDKATYRPGDTVTVDLSTQFVGKAIPAHLTVSVVDEMIYALQPEVAPTIDQFFYHPRRNNVRTSASLSFISYDVALPGSPGAPGKANRSERGVKVLERPRREDVDTAAWQPELVTDANGKARFTFKMPDSLTRWRITARAIADDGQVGQKKQFIGSEKPLYLKWSGPTRFRSGDKPQMGLFAFSQSEQPLKAELLIRYAGTEQRVVADLKHGINYVALPSLELSNGDLNVQLQVNGETQDTLAVQLNAIGNGWQVTQSQRLDVASGDTPLSLPLDASDIRLRLDDSPQALFRSALDDLLSYPYGGVEQTASRLLPLSIAYPTLAANPQIRDRLRLIMQNSRLRLVQMAGPAASFTWWGQAGEPDAFLTAYAYYADWHASQALDLSLPPEHWQRVLEVYAKQAGDTPLLQRALILSFAKQMQLPVNTLLSGLMDDLAKAGEGGDSSVMDSGEGSLVMSAPDSALGLASARMLTASLARQVKVPLPEAFSRQLDAAQQQLDVSSQPFVEALSLSLQSFDQARAKALLERLLPQQSTLERALALTWLQRSIEQAAPAVALTPGEGWKARQGATGETYWQWQGAQLPTLLTLSGAEERPLQAALSYQSQQAPVTPMAVTITRRLSRLVPGDEAFTFKLEAVGSKPLSSDSLYLDEVIINSKAPTPLRYGMLEVPLPPGADVERTTWGVQLLGKAGSEPTSLEKARFEPGQMGYAVPLDALSGELRLRHLVRFSQKGQFSLPPVRFTQVYAPQHQAREQKPALGQVTVN; via the coding sequence ATGACCGGTGCCCACATGCTGCGCTTGTGTTCAAAATTGCCCCTGCTGCTGGCCCTGTTGCTGGCGCCGATCGTTCATGCCGAAGACACTGTGCAGCCCAGCGGCTATACGCCGTTGGCCGGTGAAAGCTTCTTCCTGCTGGCCGACAGCAGTTTTGCCAGTGACGAGCAAGCCATGGTCCGCCTCGAAGCGCCGGGGCGCGACTATCGGAAATTCCGCATGGAGCCGTACGGCGGTGCCGATATCCGCGTTTATCGCATCGAAAAACCGCTGGATTTCCTCAAGCGCCAGAAGAACCTGCACCGGGTGGTCAGCGACGGCCAGTTCAAGGGCGAAGGGCTGTCGAACACCCTGGCGTACCTGTGGGACAACTGGTACCGCAAATCCCGTCGGGTGATGCAGCGGGCGTTTTCCTACGAGTCGCGTCAGCAAGTCACCGAGCAAGTGCCGGAACTGAAAATGGGCAGCGCCATCGCCGCGCCGACGCCGTACGACGCGCAACCACAGTTCGCCTTGATTCCGGGTTTGCCGGTGGTCAGCCAGTTCCGTTACCCGCTGTGGCAGGCCAAGCCGATCCAGCCGCCAGCGGGGGTCAACCTGGCGGGTTCGTCGAGTGAGTTCATCAGCGTCGCGCCAGGCAACGTCTACGTGCCACTGGGCCAGTTGAAACCCGGTCTCTATTTGGTCGAAGCGCTGATCGGGAAATACCGGGCCACCACCATGGTGTTTGTTTCCAACACCGTAGCGGTGAGCAAGATCGCCGGGGACGAGCTGCTGGTCTGGGCCGCGCGTAAACACGAAGGTCGTTCGGTGCCCAAGGTCAACGTGCTGTGGACCGACGGCCTGGGCGTGATGAGCAGCGGCGCCACCGACGAAGACGGCTTGCTGCGCCTCAAGCACGTCAGCCCGGAGCGTTCGTTCGTCATCGGCGAGGACGAGGAGGGCGGGGTATTCGTCTCGGAAAACTTCTACTACGACAGCGAAATCTACGACACCAAGCTGTTCGCCTTCACCGATCGGCCGCTGTATCGGCCGGGGGACTGGGTGTCGCTGAAAATTGTCGGCCGTGAATTCAAGAATGCCCGGGACTCGGTGCAGCCGACGGCCGCCGACGTCAATGTCAGCGTGCTGGATGCCACCGGCACCGAGTTGCAGACCCTGGCCCTGAAGCTGGACTCCAAGGCCGGCACCCAAGGCCGTTTCCAGTTGCCGGAAAACGCCATGGCCGGTGGTTATGAGTTGCGCTTTGGCTACAAGGACCAGCTCTACAGCAGTGCCTTTCGCGTGGCCGAATACATCAAGCCGCACTTCGAGATCGCGCTGAACCTCGCCAAGCAGGATTACCGCACCGGCGAGCCGGTCAAGGGCGCTCTCGTGCTGCTGTACCCGGACGGCAAACCGGTGGCCAACGCCAAGGTGAGCCTGAGCCTGCGGGCCCAGCAACTGTCGATGGTGGATAACGAGCTGCAGCACCTGGGGCAATTCCCGGTGGAGCTGACCAGCAGCGAAGTGACCACCGATGCCAAGGGCAGCGCCACCCTCGATCTGCCGGCCGCCGACAAGCCGAGTCGCTATACGCTCACTGTGTTTGCCAGCGATGGCGCGGCGTATCGGGTCAAGACCACCAAGGAAATTCTCATCGACCGTGGCGCGGCGAACTTTCGCCTGAGCGCGCCCCAGCGTTTCAGCGCCGCCGGCGAGAACGTCTCGTTCAGCTACACCAACGAGGGTGGCACCACACAAAGCAACGCCGTGACGCCGGGCAGCTACGCCTGGGTGCGGCTGGAAGACCAGACCACCGGCGAAGGCAAACTGGCGGCCAAGGACAAGGGCTTCAGCCTGACCTTCGAGCGTCCGGGCACCTACAACCTGACCCTCAAGGATGACCACGGTCGAGTCATTGGCGCCACCGGCCATTCGGTGACCGGCGAAGGTATCAAGGCCGTGCCGGGCACGGTCGAGATTGTCCTCGACAAAGCCCAATACCAGGCCGGTGACGAAGCCCTGGCGCTGATCACCTTCCCGGAGCCGGTCAGCGATGCGCTGCTGTCACTGGAGCGGGACAAGGTCGAGGCTACGGCGCTGCTGTCCAAGGGCGGCGGCTGGCTGAAAATGGAAAAGCTCAGCGACACTCAATACCGCGCGCGCATCCCGGTGAAAGACGCTTTTGCGCCGAACCTGACCTTCTCGGTGCTGTACACCAAGGGCGGCCAATACAGCTTCCAGAACGCCGGTATCAAGGTGGTCGCGCCGCAGATCGACGTCGCCATCGTTACCGACAAAGCCACTTATCGGCCTGGCGACACGGTGACCGTGGACCTGAGCACCCAGTTCGTCGGCAAGGCGATCCCGGCGCACCTGACCGTCAGTGTCGTGGATGAAATGATCTACGCCCTGCAACCGGAAGTGGCGCCCACCATCGATCAGTTTTTCTACCATCCGCGCCGCAACAACGTGCGCACCAGCGCCAGCCTGTCGTTCATCAGCTACGACGTCGCCCTGCCGGGCAGCCCGGGCGCGCCGGGCAAGGCCAACCGCAGCGAGCGCGGGGTCAAAGTGCTGGAGCGGCCTCGTCGTGAAGACGTCGACACTGCCGCGTGGCAACCGGAGCTGGTCACCGACGCCAACGGTAAGGCCCGTTTCACCTTCAAGATGCCGGACTCCCTGACTCGCTGGCGTATCACGGCCCGGGCCATCGCCGATGACGGCCAGGTGGGGCAGAAAAAGCAGTTCATCGGTTCAGAGAAACCGCTGTACCTGAAGTGGAGCGGCCCGACCCGGTTCCGCAGTGGTGACAAACCGCAAATGGGCCTGTTCGCTTTCAGCCAGTCCGAACAGCCGTTGAAGGCCGAACTGCTGATCCGTTACGCCGGTACTGAACAGCGCGTGGTGGCGGACCTGAAGCACGGCATCAACTATGTGGCGCTACCGTCTCTGGAGTTGAGCAACGGCGACTTGAACGTGCAGTTGCAGGTCAATGGCGAAACCCAGGACACCCTGGCCGTGCAACTCAATGCCATTGGCAACGGTTGGCAAGTCACCCAGAGCCAGCGCCTTGACGTGGCGAGCGGTGACACACCGCTGAGCCTGCCGCTTGATGCCAGCGATATCCGCCTGCGCCTGGACGACAGCCCGCAAGCGCTGTTCCGTTCGGCCCTGGATGACTTGTTGAGCTACCCCTACGGCGGCGTCGAGCAAACCGCCAGTCGTCTGCTGCCGCTGAGCATCGCCTACCCGACGCTGGCGGCGAACCCGCAGATTCGCGATCGCTTGCGGCTGATCATGCAAAACAGTCGCCTGCGCCTGGTGCAAATGGCCGGGCCTGCGGCGAGCTTCACCTGGTGGGGCCAGGCTGGCGAACCGGATGCGTTCCTCACGGCCTACGCTTATTACGCCGACTGGCACGCCAGCCAGGCCCTGGATCTGAGCCTGCCGCCGGAGCACTGGCAGCGGGTGCTGGAGGTCTACGCCAAACAGGCCGGCGATACGCCGTTGCTGCAGCGTGCGCTGATCCTGTCGTTCGCCAAACAGATGCAACTGCCGGTGAACACCTTGCTCAGCGGCTTGATGGACGACCTGGCGAAAGCCGGCGAGGGCGGCGATTCGAGCGTGATGGACAGTGGCGAAGGCAGCCTGGTCATGAGCGCGCCGGATTCGGCCCTGGGCTTGGCCAGCGCCCGCATGCTGACGGCGTCCCTCGCCAGGCAGGTGAAGGTGCCGCTGCCGGAGGCCTTCAGTCGGCAACTCGACGCCGCACAACAGCAACTGGACGTCAGCTCCCAGCCGTTCGTCGAGGCCTTGAGCCTGTCACTGCAAAGCTTCGATCAGGCGCGTGCCAAGGCATTGCTCGAACGTCTGCTGCCGCAGCAATCGACCCTTGAACGGGCCCTGGCCTTGACCTGGCTGCAACGCAGCATCGAGCAGGCCGCGCCCGCCGTGGCCCTGACCCCGGGTGAAGGCTGGAAGGCCCGGCAAGGGGCCACCGGTGAAACCTACTGGCAATGGCAGGGCGCGCAGCTACCGACCCTGCTGACCTTAAGCGGTGCCGAGGAGCGCCCGTTGCAGGCGGCACTGAGCTACCAGAGCCAGCAAGCGCCCGTGACGCCGATGGCGGTGACCATTACCCGGCGCTTGTCCCGTCTGGTGCCGGGCGACGAGGCCTTCACCTTCAAGCTCGAAGCCGTGGGCAGCAAGCCGCTGTCCAGTGACAGCCTTTATCTGGATGAAGTGATCATCAACAGCAAGGCGCCTACGCCGCTGCGCTACGGCATGCTCGAAGTGCCGCTGCCGCCGGGTGCCGATGTGGAGCGCACCACCTGGGGCGTCCAGTTGCTGGGCAAGGCCGGCAGCGAGCCGACTTCCCTGGAGAAGGCGCGCTTCGAACCGGGGCAGATGGGTTACGCGGTGCCGCTGGACGCCCTGAGTGGCGAGCTGCGCCTGCGGCATCTGGTGCGCTTCTCCCAGAAGGGCCAGTTCAGCTTGCCGCCGGTGCGTTTCACCCAGGTCTATGCGCCGCAGCATCAGGCTCGGGAACAGAAACCGGCGCTCGGTCAGGTCACGGTCAACTGA
- a CDS encoding YfaP family protein, whose protein sequence is MTLRYPQALLLLCALAVLPPAIAGEGIKLDTPVGGWRSGAPGGEGESFSQTVNYPASSVNTPQGQANTARISGQIKGTPKDSNEPGKLIINGVTLPLKLDPQGRFDRPFSFPNGSNSIEVRSPDGQQRHRTQFLNTSGGATPAKLRVLLTWDSDGTDLDLHLVTPDGAHIWYGDRVVPNGAALDVDVTTGYGPEIIAMPAPIKGQYLVYVNYYGGGYRSDEDGEQHAAQALTTAQITVITEEGTPSEKMETFVVPMRTAGELMLVKSFSYP, encoded by the coding sequence ATGACACTCCGTTATCCACAGGCCTTGCTGTTGCTCTGCGCTTTGGCCGTGTTGCCGCCAGCCATTGCGGGCGAGGGCATCAAACTCGACACCCCGGTCGGCGGCTGGCGCAGCGGTGCGCCGGGCGGTGAAGGCGAGAGCTTCAGCCAGACCGTCAACTACCCGGCTTCTTCGGTCAACACACCTCAGGGCCAGGCCAACACCGCCCGCATCAGCGGCCAGATCAAAGGCACGCCCAAGGACAGTAACGAGCCGGGCAAACTCATCATCAATGGCGTGACCCTGCCGCTGAAACTCGACCCGCAAGGGCGCTTCGACCGACCGTTCTCGTTCCCCAATGGCAGCAACAGCATCGAAGTGCGCAGCCCCGACGGCCAGCAACGCCACCGTACGCAATTTCTCAACACCAGCGGCGGCGCCACCCCGGCCAAGCTGCGGGTCTTGTTGACCTGGGACAGCGACGGCACCGACCTGGACCTGCACCTCGTCACCCCGGACGGCGCCCACATCTGGTACGGCGACCGCGTCGTCCCCAACGGCGCCGCGCTCGACGTCGATGTCACCACCGGCTACGGCCCGGAAATCATCGCCATGCCCGCGCCGATCAAAGGCCAGTACCTGGTGTACGTGAACTACTACGGCGGCGGTTACCGCAGTGACGAGGACGGCGAGCAACATGCGGCACAAGCCCTGACCACGGCGCAGATCACCGTCATCACCGAAGAGGGCACGCCAAGCGAGAAGATGGAAACCTTCGTGGTACCGATGCGCACGGCGGGGGAGTTGATGTTGGTCAAGAGCTTCAGTTACCCCTAA